In Juglans microcarpa x Juglans regia isolate MS1-56 chromosome 7D, Jm3101_v1.0, whole genome shotgun sequence, the following are encoded in one genomic region:
- the LOC121238165 gene encoding uncharacterized protein LOC121238165, whose protein sequence is MTCGRQERNAEGSNTCREQDHCHNGGRDLADAIRQMTKTMRYTNFMGTERPKKANKWQLDLNRTFEISGYTEEPKVQYARHLLQGEAEIWWDTRRHDRELGTITILTWDRFKEEFVNRFFPESMKTQKAQEFATLAKKCIANGATTYLAFIVEDYGCNKEGLPIVEEYPVVFTNDLSGLPPDRETNFTIELEPATTAVHKAPYCMAPLELKELKEQIEELLEKGCIQPSSSPWGAPILFIKKKDESLRLCIDYRELNKVTVKNKYPLPHIDDLLEQLQGASVSSNIDLRFGYH, encoded by the exons ATGACATGTGGAAGGCAAGAAAGGAACGCTGAAGGTTCTAACACCTGCAGAGAACAAGATCATTGTCACAATGGAGGACGTGATTTGGCGGATGCAATACGCCAGATGACGAAGACTATGAG ATACACCAATTTCATGGGAACTGAGAGACCCAAAAAAGCCAATAAGTGGCAACTGGATCTCAATAGGACCTTTGAGATCAGCGGCTATACTGAGGAACCGAAGGTACAGTACGCGAGGCACCTGCTTCAAGGTGAAGCCGAAATCTGGTGGGACACCAGGAGGCATGATAGAGAATTGGGAACTATCACCATTTTGACCTGGGATAGGTTCAAGGAGGAATTTGTCAATCGATTCTTCCCAGAGTCAATGAAGACTCAGAAGGCCCAAGAATTTGCCACATTG GCAAAGAAATGCATCGCTAATGGTGCCACGACCTACTTAGCATTCATAGTGGAGGATTATGGTTGTAATAAGGAAGGGCTACCTATAGTTGAAGAGTATCCTGTGGTTTTCACTAACGATCTATCGGGATTACCCCCCGATAGAGAGACAAATTTCACTATAGAATTAGAGCCCGCTACAACCGCTGTCCATAAAGCCCCTTATTGTATGGCCCCTCTAGAACTAAAAGAACTAAAGGAGCAAATAGAAGAGCTATTGGAGAAAGGCTGTATTCAACCAAGTTCATCACCCTGGGGAGCGCCAATTCTGTTCATTAAGAAGAAGGATGAATCATTAAGgctgtgcattgattatagggaattgaacaaagtaacGGTTAAAAACAAGTACCCGTTACCACATATCGATGACTTGTTAGAACAATTGCAAGGAGCATCAGTGTCCTCAAATATAGACTTAAGGTTTGGTTATCATTAG